The following is a genomic window from Bacteroidia bacterium.
GATGAGCAAGGCGAGTACGATAGCCAACAGAGGGGGCAGTATGCTGAGCAGACCGGGGATGACGCGAACGCTTCGTGTGCCGCTTCCCCCGGCGGCGGATGCGAATTCCGCGCGCAGGATGCGCTGGCCGCTTCCCCGCACCTCCGCAGTTTTTGTACTGAAGACGCCGTTGCGTAGCAAAGCGCGCGCGGCACCGTCCACGGTAAAGCCGGTGAAACGCAGCTCTCCATTGGCGGAAGTGTCGACGCGGCCGTAAGCGTCGGTAACACTGATAGTCGTAGTGAAGCCCACGCCATCCAGCACGACATCGGGTGTTTCGAACTGCACCCCCTGCGAAAAAAGCGCCTGCAGGAGCAGGGGCAGAAGGAACAGTGCAATAATGCCGGTACGGAGTATTCCTGGACGCATGCGCACTCGTGGTGTGAGAACTGCTGTGCAAGATCGTTTCTCCGCTGCTTCCGTGCAACTACTCCGCTCGTCTCTGCACATGTCACCAAAGTTCGTCACACAGTGATATCACATGCATCGCGGACTTGCCGGACAGCGATTTCCTGTGCAACTTACTCTGACGCAACTACGGAGGTCAGCATGGCATTGATGTACTCGAACGGGATGGCTATCGGCACGCCGATGCCGCCTTTTGCGCTGAAGGGCACAGACGGAAGAACCTGGTCGCCGGACGATTTCGCGGAAGCGGCGGTGCTTGTGGTCGTATTTACCTGCAATCACTGTCCCTACGCCATCGCGAGCGAAGACCGTCTGATTGCACTGCACCAGGAGTATTCCGAGAGTGGCGTGCGTTTCGTCCTCATCAATCCGAACGACGCGGCGCGCTATCCCGATGATTCTTTCGACTATATGATACAACGCGCCAGGGAGAAGGATTTTCCCTTCCCGTATCTGCACGACGAGACGCAGGAGGTTGCGCGGGCCTTTGACGCCGCCTGTACGCCGGACCTTTTCGTGTTCGATGCCGCCCGCAGGCTGACCTACAATGGCCGCATCGACGACAACTGGCAGGAGCCGCGCCGGGCGAGCCGCCACGATTTACGCAATGCCATCGAAGCGACCCTGGCGGGGCGCGAGATCAAAGCGGAAGATCGTCATCCATCCATGGGTTGTTCGATAAAGTGGAAGTAGAGCCCCTTCCATCGGAGGGATGAGCGCCTGACGCATCGCCTTGCTTGGTCGGCGGAATTGCCTCCAAGCACCACGTCACTTCGAGACGCCGTACGGCGACGTGTCCGTATCCACAGCACGTCACCTGTGGCGCAACCAACACAACATCGGGTCAGCGCACGCGAATCCAGCACGATCACATCCTTCACGGACACCGCCTTTACCATTCACGACCATTCGTGCTCGGATTCCGCTGTACTCTATGCACAAACGCTTCGTGCGCCCGGCATCAGCGGACAGGAGGTTTACATTTCTCCCAGCACACGTATGACGCGGATCGTGGTATTCGGACGGAAATCCGGCCGGGCAAGAAATACGATGTCGCTGTCCTCGAGGTCGTCGCGTGCGCCGACGAAGCCGTTTCCGTCGAGGAGAAACTGCACTCCGGGAAGTTCGGGTACTTCAGCGACAAAGTTATCTGAAACATATGAGTACCAGAAGGTGAGAGACTTGTACACTCCCGCGAGTTGCTCGAGTGTATTGCCCACACGTATTCCGTCTTTTGTCATACAGAGACCGGACTCGATGCGGATTTCACCGATGTCCGTGGAAAAGTCCTCGGTGTCGGGATCGTAGGCGGGGAGGATACGCAGCACCTCGGTTCCTTCCTGCGTCAGAACGTACCAGGGCTCCTCGTACTGCTCGCCTTCGCCTTCGACCAGGACCAGGGTTCGCGTCAGCTTCAGGCGTGTGTCATCGAATTTTTTCGGGATGTCGTCGTACAGACGGAATGGTCCCACCCCCTCGGCGGTCACAAGAAGGGCGCGGGTTTCCGTTGTGCTGGTGCTGTCGCTCCGGTCGCTTTGTTCCTTCGTTTCCTCTCGTCCGCACGCAGCAAGCAGGACAAGAGCGAGCGCTGTCGCCGCAATGGTCGATGAAACCTTCATAGACACCTCCGCTGTTGCATCGCGAAAGCTGTCAAACTTCCGTATGCAATGCAAGCGGGAAAAACGCCGGGTGACTTATCCCAAGGCGGGAGTATAATCGATAAAGCCCTTGTTTATTTCCACGATTTTGCGGTGCAACCGGTAGACGCCGCCGCCTTCACGGGTTTTACTGGCGTCGGTGTTGCCTTCGATGGTGGTGATACGGCCGCCTTCCACTTTCTCGATAAGTCCGGTATGTCCGAGGCCGCCGCCATGATCAATGATGAAAATCATACCGGCCTTCACGAGGGCGGGGTTGTTCACCGCCTGCGATTTGAGTATACGCCCGGCGCCTTTTTTCTGCGCGTGATTCCAATGGAAAAGGCAGCCCGCGGTTTTGACCATGGGATTCGATCGCCCGTGTTGTTTCGCGGCTTCGTCGAAGCACCAGTACACAAAGGCGCAGCACCAGGCGAGTCCCGGACGGACTCCGGCGCGGCGCAGATATTCACTCACCTCGGGACCCTTATTCGAATTTTTGGGCTGCTCGCGCACCTTTTTCTTTTCTTCCCCTGCCGCGATGGCGAGCACGGTTTTCAGGAAATCATTGTCTGGTTTTTTATCCGAGACCACCGAGTCGGATCCGAACAACGCTTCCCAGGTCAGAGAGCCGACCTGCCCGTCCTGTTTGAGCGGGCGTCCCTCGGCATCGACATTCCGAGCCTGAAACAACTTCACCACCTCGCGTGTGCCCGGACCGAAGGAAGGATTTTCCGGATCCAGTTTGAGCACCGTATCGCTCGAGGCTGCCAGTGCCTTGTTGAGTTGCTTTTTCAACGCCTTGACGATAGCACCATCGCTTTCACCCATTTTGATCACCCGACCTGGATACTGCATAGACGCTCCTGTGTATTGTGTTCAGAATTGCCGTGAATGAGAGAGAATGAACGACCCGCCGGGTTCACTCCATGCGTGCGATGGCGAGGCGCAGCTTGCCCAGAAAACCCTTCGCGGATTTCAGAGGGATGTAGGTACCCGCGGCGTCCTGCTCGACGAGGGTGCCGGCTTTTTCGCTCCAGTTGTCATCAGCAAACACGTAGCGGAGTTTCCACCCGTCTTCTTCCTTCGTGGCGCGCACCACAACCGTATTGCGGAAAAGGTATTCACCCGGCACATGCTGATCAAAAAAGAGAAAACCATCTATTTCGTAGTCCGTAGTCGAGACGGCCAGTTCGACACTGAATACGAGGGTGCTACTGCGTTTCACCGTGATGTTGCGTGTGTCGAGGAAGGCGGAGAACAGTACCGGATGGCGGGGGCTCTGTTTCTCTGCATTCTTCGCATCCGGGAAGAGTTCATCGAAGCGCCGGAGAATGGCGGAATGCGTTTCCTTGCGGCGCTCCGTCAGGGTAAATGTGTACGCACCACGGGGAGAAACCACCGCTTCGAAGAAATACGAAGCACGAACAGATTTTCCATCGGTACGGGCTTTGGCCACGGCGGGCGGCAGCGGAAGGTGCTCCACTTCGAGGGTGCCATCGACGCGCACGTCACCGAACAGAAAACGCACGAGATTCTGATACCCTTCTTCGGAGTTGACAATGCCGTAGGTTCCGCTGTGCGTGCGGTGGACGAAGGCACGAGGTGTACCGGACACCGCGGCGTTCTCGATTTTCACGAGGCCGTCACTGAGTTCGCCAGCAAGTTTGCGCGCCACTCCGGCACCGGCGGTGTAGTCTTTGTTGTTTGTTCCAATGAGGCAGAAAAACCGCTTCGGATCGAATTTCCCGTTCAGCGTATCAACGCGCGCGCTATTTTTGGGCAAGCCCAGATACTGTGCCATGGTCGGGCGATTGAAATTATTGATGTCCCAGATGCCAAGGAAGGATGGGACGTTGAAACCCGCCATTTCGATGCCGTTGT
Proteins encoded in this region:
- a CDS encoding thioredoxin family protein, with the protein product MALMYSNGMAIGTPMPPFALKGTDGRTWSPDDFAEAAVLVVVFTCNHCPYAIASEDRLIALHQEYSESGVRFVLINPNDAARYPDDSFDYMIQRAREKDFPFPYLHDETQEVARAFDAACTPDLFVFDAARRLTYNGRIDDNWQEPRRASRHDLRNAIEATLAGREIKAEDRHPSMGCSIKWK
- a CDS encoding CHAP domain-containing protein; translation: MQYPGRVIKMGESDGAIVKALKKQLNKALAASSDTVLKLDPENPSFGPGTREVVKLFQARNVDAEGRPLKQDGQVGSLTWEALFGSDSVVSDKKPDNDFLKTVLAIAAGEEKKKVREQPKNSNKGPEVSEYLRRAGVRPGLAWCCAFVYWCFDEAAKQHGRSNPMVKTAGCLFHWNHAQKKGAGRILKSQAVNNPALVKAGMIFIIDHGGGLGHTGLIEKVEGGRITTIEGNTDASKTREGGGVYRLHRKIVEINKGFIDYTPALG